The Vibrio echinoideorum genome includes a region encoding these proteins:
- the ftsA gene encoding cell division protein FtsA: MTKTADDNLIVGLDIGTATISALVGEILPDGQINIIGSGQSPSRGMDKGGVNDLESVVKSVQRAIDQAELMAECQISNVFISLSGKHIASRIEKGMGTISDEEVSQDDMDRAIHTAKSIKIGDEQRILHVIPQEFTIDYQEGIKNPLGLSGVRMEVSVHLISCHSDMARNIIKAVERCGLTVEQIVFSGLASSNAVITDDERELGVCVVDIGAGTMDISIWTGGALRHTEVFSYAGNAVTSDIAFAFGTPVSDAEEIKVNHGCALSELVSKDDSVNVPSVGGRPSRSLQRQTLSEVIEPRYTELMGLVNQTIDTVQLQLRDEGIKHHLAAGVVLTGGAAQIDGLVECAERVFRNQVRVGKPLEVSGLTDYVKEPYHSTAVGLLHYARDCQISDEGDYSEPKRSAPSMSGLFGKLRNWIQKEF, translated from the coding sequence ATGACTAAGACCGCAGATGACAACTTAATCGTTGGTCTTGATATAGGCACTGCGACCATATCCGCTCTGGTTGGTGAAATATTGCCTGATGGTCAAATCAATATCATTGGATCAGGGCAAAGCCCATCCAGAGGTATGGATAAAGGTGGTGTAAACGACCTAGAGTCGGTAGTTAAGTCGGTTCAGCGAGCCATTGATCAAGCAGAGTTGATGGCGGAATGCCAAATCAGCAATGTGTTTATCTCGCTATCGGGCAAACATATCGCAAGCCGAATTGAAAAAGGCATGGGCACTATTTCAGATGAAGAGGTGTCTCAAGACGATATGGATCGAGCGATCCATACCGCGAAATCAATTAAAATAGGTGATGAGCAGAGAATTCTGCACGTGATTCCACAAGAATTTACCATCGATTACCAAGAAGGGATTAAGAATCCGCTTGGTTTATCTGGTGTTCGAATGGAAGTCAGTGTTCACCTAATTTCTTGCCATAGCGACATGGCGAGAAACATTATTAAAGCTGTTGAACGATGTGGTCTCACTGTAGAGCAAATCGTGTTTTCAGGACTTGCCTCAAGTAATGCGGTAATTACTGACGACGAGAGAGAGCTTGGAGTATGTGTTGTTGATATTGGTGCCGGTACGATGGATATCTCCATTTGGACTGGCGGCGCACTGCGACACACAGAAGTCTTTTCCTACGCAGGAAATGCAGTAACCAGTGATATTGCCTTCGCTTTCGGCACGCCAGTGAGCGATGCTGAAGAGATAAAAGTAAACCATGGTTGCGCTCTGAGTGAACTCGTAAGCAAGGATGATTCTGTTAACGTCCCTAGTGTAGGTGGCCGTCCATCGAGAAGTTTGCAACGACAAACTTTGTCGGAAGTGATTGAACCACGTTACACTGAACTTATGGGCCTCGTTAACCAAACTATTGATACGGTTCAATTACAGCTACGAGATGAAGGTATTAAACACCACCTTGCAGCTGGCGTCGTTCTCACTGGTGGAGCGGCTCAAATTGACGGATTAGTAGAGTGTGCGGAACGCGTTTTCCGCAATCAAGTTCGAGTTGGTAAGCCATTAGAAGTTAGTGGCTTAACTGATTATGTTAAAGAGCCGTATCATTCTACGGCGGTTGGTTTACTTCATTACGCAAGAGATTGTCAGATAAGTGATGAGGGTGATTACAGCGAACCTAAGCGTTCAGCACCTTCTATGTCAGGCTTGTTTGGTAAATTGCGTAATTGGATACAAAAAGAGTTTTAA
- a CDS encoding cell division protein FtsQ/DivIB, whose translation MVESAFSENRHLFSLPSLKKHALGGSFFVVVLLFIGFLFYTTLTWMWDDQRLPLSKIVLQGDLTYVTAGDVQHAFGELEHIGTFMSQDIGVLQDSLEALPWVSVVSIRKQWPDTIKVFLTEYHAAAIWNGNMLLNENGQVFNGDIGLLKGDRVKLYGPDGTSQKVIEKWRQITPLINSLGLTVTSLVLNERRAWQIILDNGIRLELGKDSLDERVERFISLYNELGSKANQVSYIDLRYDTGAAVGWFPEQ comes from the coding sequence TTGGTAGAAAGTGCTTTTAGCGAAAACCGCCACCTATTCAGTTTACCATCACTTAAGAAACACGCCCTAGGTGGGTCTTTTTTTGTAGTGGTATTGCTATTCATTGGGTTTCTTTTCTATACCACACTGACTTGGATGTGGGACGATCAGCGATTGCCTCTTTCCAAAATAGTACTTCAAGGCGATTTAACTTACGTGACCGCTGGTGATGTTCAGCATGCTTTTGGCGAGCTAGAACATATTGGAACATTCATGTCGCAAGACATCGGTGTGTTGCAAGACAGTTTAGAAGCATTGCCTTGGGTATCTGTTGTCTCTATTCGTAAGCAGTGGCCAGACACAATAAAAGTATTTTTGACCGAATACCACGCGGCAGCAATCTGGAATGGCAACATGTTGCTGAATGAGAATGGTCAGGTGTTCAATGGTGATATCGGCCTTTTGAAGGGCGATAGAGTCAAGCTTTACGGCCCAGACGGCACCAGCCAAAAAGTGATAGAAAAATGGCGACAGATAACCCCTTTGATTAACAGTCTTGGGTTAACCGTTACCTCGCTCGTTCTCAATGAGCGTCGCGCTTGGCAAATAATCCTAGATAACGGTATTCGTTTAGAACTAGGTAAAGATTCTTTAGATGAGCGTGTTGAACGCTTCATTTCGCTTTACAACGAATTAGGTAGTAAGGCGAATCAAGTGAGCTACATCGACCTCAGGTATGATACGGGAGCCGCTGTAGGCTGGTTTCCAGAGCAATAG
- the murC gene encoding UDP-N-acetylmuramate--L-alanine ligase, with amino-acid sequence MTIEHTQDLAQIRAMVPEMRRVKSIHFIGIGGAGMSGIAEVLLNEGYQITGSDIAQNPVTDRLVSKGAIVYIGHQASNVADASVVVVSTAINEENPEIVAARESRTPIVRRAEMLAELMRFRHGIAVAGTHGKTTTTALVTQIYSEAGLDPTFVNGGLVKSVGTNARLGSSRILIAEADESDASFLHLQPMVSIVTNIEADHMDTYGGDFETLKQTFIDFLHNLPFYGQAVMCVDDPVVRELIPQVSRQVITYGFSEDADIRIENYVQQGQQGKFTVVREGKANLNITLNIPGRHNALNASAAIAVATEDDISDEAILKAMAGTEGTGRRFEHLGEYETGKGVAMLVDDYGHHPTEVDVTIQAARSGWTDKRLVMIFQPHRYSRTRDLYDDFANVLEQVDVLILLDVYSAGEKPIAGADGRSLSRTIRGRGKIDPIFVADINTLPSVLANVIQGGDLVLTQGAGDVGRVAKQLESLQLDINKMQNA; translated from the coding sequence ATGACGATTGAACATACCCAAGACTTAGCGCAAATCCGTGCAATGGTGCCAGAGATGCGCCGTGTTAAATCTATCCACTTTATTGGTATTGGTGGTGCCGGAATGAGCGGGATTGCTGAAGTCTTGCTAAATGAAGGCTACCAGATTACGGGTTCTGATATTGCTCAAAACCCAGTGACCGATCGTTTAGTTAGCAAGGGCGCTATTGTTTATATTGGCCACCAAGCAAGTAATGTTGCCGATGCTAGTGTGGTGGTGGTTTCAACCGCTATCAACGAAGAGAATCCTGAGATTGTTGCTGCTCGTGAATCACGCACTCCTATCGTTCGTCGTGCTGAAATGCTGGCTGAACTGATGCGTTTTCGTCATGGTATTGCTGTGGCAGGTACGCACGGTAAAACAACCACAACCGCGCTTGTCACTCAGATTTACTCGGAAGCAGGCTTGGATCCAACCTTCGTAAACGGCGGTTTGGTGAAGAGTGTGGGTACTAATGCTCGCTTAGGTTCGAGTCGTATTCTTATCGCTGAAGCTGACGAAAGCGATGCGTCATTCCTACATTTGCAACCCATGGTTAGTATCGTGACTAACATTGAAGCTGACCACATGGATACCTATGGTGGCGATTTCGAAACGTTAAAGCAGACGTTTATTGATTTCTTACACAACCTGCCATTCTATGGTCAGGCTGTGATGTGTGTTGATGATCCTGTCGTACGTGAGCTTATTCCTCAAGTTAGCCGCCAAGTCATTACATACGGCTTCTCAGAAGACGCTGATATCCGCATTGAGAATTACGTACAACAAGGTCAGCAAGGCAAATTCACAGTTGTACGTGAAGGCAAAGCTAACCTTAATATCACATTGAACATTCCGGGTCGTCATAACGCGCTGAATGCATCCGCGGCGATCGCGGTTGCTACTGAAGATGACATCAGTGATGAAGCTATTCTAAAAGCAATGGCTGGAACGGAAGGTACAGGTCGTCGTTTTGAACACCTTGGTGAATACGAAACCGGTAAAGGCGTTGCAATGTTGGTTGATGATTATGGTCATCACCCAACTGAAGTGGATGTAACTATTCAAGCCGCACGCAGTGGCTGGACTGACAAGCGTCTTGTGATGATATTCCAACCACACCGCTACAGCCGAACGCGCGACCTGTATGATGACTTTGCAAACGTTCTTGAGCAGGTAGATGTTCTCATCTTGTTGGACGTGTACTCTGCCGGTGAGAAACCTATTGCAGGTGCTGACGGGCGTTCATTGAGTCGAACTATTCGTGGGCGTGGTAAGATTGATCCAATCTTTGTTGCTGATATCAACACGCTGCCATCGGTTCTCGCGAACGTAATTCAAGGCGGAGACCTTGTTTTAACGCAAGGTGCAGGTGATGTAGGTCGTGTAGCGAAGCAACTTGAATCGTTACAATTAGACATTAATAAAATGCAGAACGCGTAA
- the murG gene encoding undecaprenyldiphospho-muramoylpentapeptide beta-N-acetylglucosaminyltransferase, giving the protein MKQNKKLLVMAGGTGGHVFPGLAVAKKLQQQGWEIRWLGTADRMEADLVPKHGIEIDFIKVKGLRGQGISKLIKAPFQIINAILQARQHIKAWQPDVVLGMGGYVSGPGGIAAWLSGIPVVLHEQNAVAGLTNQWLSKIAKKVFQAFPGAFPTAEVVGNPVREDVVSLPEPELRLAKREGDIRILVMGGSQGAKILNDTLPVTMAQLGEGFTVMHQAGKNNQQQVIEQYKSHSVGNVQVTEFIDDVAQAYEWADLLVCRSGALTVSEVSAAGVGSIFVPFMHKDRQQALNADHLVECGAALMIEQPQLTADKLANAIAQLDRNELKMMATKARQAAKLDADVTVAEAIKALAK; this is encoded by the coding sequence ATGAAACAAAACAAAAAACTTTTAGTGATGGCTGGTGGTACTGGCGGTCATGTTTTCCCTGGCTTAGCGGTGGCTAAAAAGCTACAGCAACAAGGTTGGGAAATTCGCTGGTTAGGAACTGCAGACAGAATGGAAGCGGATTTGGTACCAAAGCATGGTATTGAAATCGATTTCATTAAAGTGAAAGGCCTGCGTGGTCAAGGCATTAGCAAATTAATTAAAGCTCCATTCCAGATTATTAATGCCATACTTCAAGCAAGGCAACACATTAAAGCGTGGCAGCCGGATGTGGTACTTGGTATGGGTGGTTATGTCAGTGGCCCCGGTGGGATAGCGGCATGGTTGTCTGGTATTCCAGTAGTTTTGCATGAACAAAACGCGGTGGCAGGTTTAACCAACCAATGGCTCTCTAAAATTGCTAAAAAGGTTTTCCAGGCTTTCCCAGGTGCTTTTCCTACTGCTGAAGTTGTGGGTAATCCAGTGCGTGAAGATGTGGTTAGCCTTCCTGAACCAGAACTTCGCCTTGCAAAGCGTGAAGGCGATATTCGTATCTTGGTCATGGGCGGCAGTCAGGGCGCTAAAATTCTGAACGATACCTTGCCGGTTACCATGGCACAGCTTGGCGAGGGCTTCACGGTGATGCACCAAGCCGGAAAGAACAATCAACAACAAGTGATTGAACAATACAAATCACATTCTGTAGGTAATGTTCAAGTAACTGAATTTATTGATGATGTGGCGCAAGCTTATGAATGGGCAGATCTATTAGTTTGTCGTTCAGGTGCATTGACCGTATCTGAAGTGTCAGCCGCTGGTGTTGGCTCTATCTTTGTTCCATTTATGCATAAAGATAGGCAGCAAGCGTTGAATGCTGATCACTTAGTTGAATGTGGCGCGGCGTTAATGATTGAACAGCCTCAACTGACGGCTGATAAGCTAGCGAATGCTATCGCTCAGTTAGATAGAAATGAATTGAAAATGATGGCAACAAAAGCTCGTCAAGCAGCCAAGCTTGATGCTGATGTTACTGTCGCTGAAGCAATTAAAGCTTTAGCAAAATAA
- the ftsW gene encoding cell division protein FtsW → MQRVKEINQSIWQWLNRATPEALYDRQLVWIALGLMLTGLVMVTSASFPISARLTDQPFHFMFRHAIFLVLALIVSSVILQIPMKRWFQYSMYLLGLSFFLLVVVLAVGKSVNGASRWIPLGLFNLQPAEVAKLSLFIFMAGYLVRKQDEVRKTFFGGFGKPIMVFGAFAVLLLGQPDLGTVVVMLVTLFGMLFIAGAKLSQFIALMVAGIAAVVGLIVIEPYRVRRVTSFWEPWNDPFGSGYQLTQSLMAFGRGDWMGQGLGNSVQKLEYLPEAHTDFVFAVLAEELGFVGVTLVLILIFSLVLKAILIGKKAFENDQLFSGYLAFGIGIWFAFQTLVNVGAASGIVPTKGLTLPLISYGGSSLIVMSVAVSMLLRIDHECRVQQKEQADNQNELVE, encoded by the coding sequence GTGCAAAGAGTGAAAGAGATTAATCAATCCATTTGGCAATGGCTAAACCGTGCCACACCAGAGGCGCTCTACGATCGTCAGTTGGTTTGGATTGCTCTTGGACTGATGCTGACCGGATTGGTGATGGTGACGTCTGCTTCGTTCCCAATCAGTGCTCGTTTAACCGATCAGCCGTTTCACTTTATGTTCCGCCATGCCATTTTTCTTGTGTTGGCGTTAATCGTATCCAGCGTCATATTGCAAATTCCAATGAAGCGTTGGTTTCAATACAGTATGTACCTATTGGGCTTATCTTTCTTTTTGCTGGTCGTGGTATTGGCTGTCGGTAAGTCAGTTAATGGTGCATCGCGCTGGATCCCTCTTGGATTATTTAACTTACAACCCGCTGAAGTCGCTAAGTTATCGCTGTTTATCTTTATGGCGGGTTATTTAGTTCGTAAACAAGACGAAGTGAGAAAAACCTTCTTCGGTGGCTTTGGTAAACCGATCATGGTATTCGGTGCTTTTGCTGTGTTACTACTTGGCCAGCCCGATTTAGGTACGGTAGTTGTAATGCTGGTGACCTTGTTCGGTATGCTATTTATCGCAGGCGCCAAGCTTTCACAGTTTATTGCCTTGATGGTGGCGGGTATTGCCGCGGTCGTTGGATTGATTGTAATAGAACCTTATCGTGTTCGACGTGTGACCTCATTCTGGGAACCTTGGAATGACCCGTTCGGCAGTGGTTACCAGTTAACCCAATCATTGATGGCGTTTGGCCGCGGTGATTGGATGGGGCAAGGCCTTGGTAACTCAGTTCAAAAGTTAGAATATTTGCCAGAAGCACATACCGATTTTGTGTTTGCTGTATTAGCAGAAGAGCTAGGCTTTGTTGGTGTAACTTTAGTGCTGATTCTTATTTTTAGTTTGGTACTGAAAGCGATTTTAATTGGCAAGAAAGCATTTGAGAACGACCAGTTATTCAGCGGTTATCTTGCCTTTGGTATTGGTATTTGGTTTGCATTTCAGACGCTTGTTAACGTAGGTGCCGCTTCAGGTATTGTTCCAACTAAAGGTCTAACATTGCCGTTGATCAGTTACGGTGGATCAAGTCTCATCGTGATGTCTGTTGCGGTTTCAATGCTATTACGCATTGATCACGAATGTCGGGTGCAACAAAAAGAACAAGCCGATAATCAAAACGAATTAGTAGAATAA
- the murD gene encoding UDP-N-acetylmuramoyl-L-alanine--D-glutamate ligase gives MERWQNIQNVVVVGLGITGLSVVKHLVKYQPHTHVKVIDTRELPPGRESLPESVELHSGSWNSQWLAGADLVVANPGIALATPEIQDVIQAGVPVVGDIELFGWAVDKPVVAITGSNGKSTVTDLTGVLAKAAGLNVGVGGNIGIPALDLLELDADLYVLELSSFQLETTSSLNLAAAAFLNLSEDHMDRYQGMADYRDAKLRIFNNAQCAIVNRDDKETYPDHEMQVVTFGLDDQEFGVATIDGTEWLIDNAKSVLPTQDLTLVGRHNVANALVSLALLKLVGIDYNKSLEALKTYNGLTHRCQVVADKRAIKWVNDSKATNVASTLAALSGLEYQGTLYLLVGGVGKGADFSELEPVLSQLERVQLCCFGEDAAQFMPLHPSAKTFDTMRDIIESISAQLASGDMVMLSPACASFDQFNNFMARGDAFTDLAHEYA, from the coding sequence ATGGAACGTTGGCAAAATATTCAAAATGTAGTGGTTGTGGGGCTCGGTATTACCGGGCTCTCTGTCGTTAAACATCTCGTAAAATATCAACCTCACACACATGTGAAGGTGATTGATACTCGCGAGCTACCACCGGGCAGAGAATCTTTGCCTGAATCGGTAGAACTGCATTCTGGAAGTTGGAATAGCCAATGGTTAGCGGGAGCGGATTTAGTCGTTGCTAACCCGGGTATCGCCTTAGCGACCCCTGAAATACAAGATGTTATTCAAGCGGGTGTTCCGGTTGTTGGTGATATTGAACTGTTTGGCTGGGCGGTAGACAAACCCGTTGTGGCAATAACAGGATCCAATGGTAAGAGTACGGTGACCGATCTAACGGGTGTGCTTGCTAAGGCTGCTGGTCTTAACGTTGGTGTCGGTGGCAACATCGGTATTCCGGCCTTAGATCTTTTAGAGCTTGATGCCGATCTATATGTCCTTGAGCTCTCAAGCTTTCAGTTAGAGACAACATCTAGCTTGAACCTAGCAGCGGCGGCCTTTTTGAATTTGTCAGAAGATCATATGGATCGCTACCAAGGCATGGCCGATTACCGCGATGCTAAGTTAAGAATCTTTAACAATGCTCAGTGCGCGATTGTAAACCGCGACGACAAAGAAACTTATCCAGATCACGAGATGCAGGTAGTGACATTTGGTCTCGATGACCAAGAGTTTGGTGTGGCAACAATTGATGGCACTGAATGGCTAATCGATAACGCTAAGTCAGTACTTCCTACCCAAGATTTGACATTGGTTGGACGTCATAATGTGGCGAATGCGTTAGTCTCGTTGGCACTACTTAAGCTAGTCGGTATCGATTACAACAAAAGCCTTGAAGCTTTGAAAACCTACAACGGTTTAACTCATCGTTGCCAAGTGGTGGCAGATAAACGCGCTATCAAATGGGTTAACGACTCGAAAGCAACCAATGTAGCCAGCACATTAGCCGCTTTGTCGGGGCTAGAGTACCAAGGTACTTTATATCTTTTGGTTGGTGGCGTGGGTAAAGGTGCCGATTTCAGTGAGCTTGAACCTGTGTTGTCACAGCTAGAGCGTGTTCAACTGTGTTGCTTCGGTGAAGATGCAGCGCAATTTATGCCATTACATCCATCGGCGAAGACGTTTGATACCATGCGTGACATCATCGAGAGTATCTCTGCACAACTAGCCTCGGGTGACATGGTGATGTTGTCTCCTGCGTGTGCGAGCTTCGATCAATTTAATAACTTCATGGCGAGAGGTGATGCGTTCACTGACCTTGCTCATGAGTATGCCTAA
- the mraY gene encoding phospho-N-acetylmuramoyl-pentapeptide-transferase, with product MIIWLAELLQPHLSFFRLFEYLSFRAIASILTALCLSLWMGPRLIERLQMLQIGQVVRNDGPESHFSKRGTPTMGGVMILAAIIITVLMWADLSNPYVWAVLVVLGGYGAVGFVDDYRKVVRKNTDGLIARWKYFWQSAIALVVAFALYAHGHDTAATQLVVPFFKDVMPQLGLFYIVLTYFVIVGTSNAVNLTDGLDGLAIMPTVMVAAGFAVIAWATGNVNFAAYLHIPYIPYTSELVVVCTAIVGAGLGFLWFNTYPAQVFMGDVGSLALGGALGVIAVLVRQELVLVIMGGVFVMETLSVILQVGSYKLRGQRIFRMAPIHHHYELKGWPEPRVIVRFWIISMVLVLVGLATLKVR from the coding sequence ATGATAATTTGGCTTGCAGAGCTACTACAGCCACACCTTTCTTTTTTCCGTTTGTTCGAATACCTATCGTTTCGTGCAATCGCGAGTATTTTGACGGCTTTATGTCTGTCGCTGTGGATGGGACCTCGTTTAATTGAGCGTCTGCAAATGCTACAAATTGGCCAAGTTGTTCGTAATGACGGCCCTGAATCTCACTTTAGCAAACGTGGTACACCAACCATGGGTGGCGTGATGATCCTTGCTGCGATCATTATTACGGTATTAATGTGGGCTGACCTTTCTAACCCTTACGTTTGGGCTGTACTGGTTGTCCTCGGCGGTTACGGTGCGGTCGGCTTTGTTGACGATTACCGTAAAGTCGTTCGTAAAAATACAGACGGCTTGATTGCTCGTTGGAAGTACTTTTGGCAATCTGCGATTGCATTGGTTGTCGCGTTTGCTCTATACGCTCACGGACACGATACTGCGGCAACACAATTGGTTGTTCCTTTCTTTAAAGATGTGATGCCACAGTTAGGCTTGTTCTACATAGTGCTAACGTACTTTGTTATTGTGGGTACCAGTAACGCGGTAAACCTAACGGACGGCCTAGATGGTTTGGCAATTATGCCAACGGTTATGGTTGCGGCTGGCTTTGCTGTGATTGCATGGGCGACAGGTAACGTTAACTTCGCGGCATACTTACACATTCCATATATCCCATACACCTCTGAACTGGTTGTGGTTTGTACGGCTATCGTGGGTGCTGGTCTTGGTTTTCTATGGTTCAACACTTACCCAGCCCAAGTATTCATGGGCGATGTGGGCTCTCTTGCACTTGGTGGTGCACTGGGGGTGATCGCTGTGTTAGTTCGCCAAGAATTGGTATTGGTTATCATGGGCGGTGTGTTTGTAATGGAGACCTTGTCAGTTATTTTGCAGGTAGGCTCTTACAAATTGCGTGGTCAGCGTATTTTCCGCATGGCACCGATTCATCACCACTACGAACTTAAAGGTTGGCCGGAGCCGCGTGTAATCGTGCGCTTTTGGATCATCTCAATGGTATTAGTATTGGTTGGCCTAGCGACACTGAAAGTTCGTTAA
- a CDS encoding UDP-N-acetylmuramoyl-tripeptide--D-alanyl-D-alanine ligase — protein sequence MIDVSLEQIYLAVSGELIEANNSNNEVINAVSTDTRTVEEGALFVAIVGERFDAHDFCHQAVEANASALLVERKLDLNITQVVVEDTKLALGQLSAWIHKQCNVPTMAITGSCGKTTVKEMVASILQQRGKVLFTAGNFNNDIGVPLTLLRSEPNDDYAVIELGANHIGEIAYTTQLVKPQVALVNNVAAAHLEGFGSIDGVKQAKGEIFQGLAAGDTAIVNLESNGGDFWNEVLADKTVLTFSESSCEADYFAENIEINDQGEACFDMQTPQGTAAVELGIIGQHNVANALAAAALSIQFGATLDEIKNGLANLISVKGRVEVQQLSQNIKLIDDSYNASVPAMKAAAKLLSSFKGQRWLILGNMAELGDESLALHRQVGEYAAPFAFEHVLTYGNDTKVISEVCNGTHFATHQAMIAHIEQQLCLPENASHTLLVKGANSAGMSKIAAALKENFS from the coding sequence ATGATTGATGTATCACTCGAACAGATTTACTTGGCTGTCAGCGGTGAGTTGATTGAGGCTAACAACTCGAACAATGAGGTAATTAATGCCGTTTCAACCGACACTCGAACAGTCGAAGAAGGCGCATTGTTTGTTGCTATTGTTGGTGAACGTTTCGATGCTCATGACTTTTGTCATCAGGCGGTTGAAGCGAATGCGAGCGCGTTGTTAGTCGAACGAAAACTTGACCTAAATATTACCCAAGTTGTTGTTGAAGACACTAAACTTGCTTTAGGTCAGCTAAGTGCTTGGATCCACAAACAATGTAATGTTCCAACCATGGCGATTACTGGCAGTTGTGGCAAAACGACTGTAAAAGAGATGGTGGCAAGTATTCTACAACAACGTGGCAAGGTGCTGTTTACAGCAGGTAACTTCAATAATGATATTGGTGTGCCATTGACCTTGCTTCGTAGTGAACCAAACGACGACTATGCTGTGATCGAATTAGGTGCTAACCATATTGGTGAGATCGCTTATACCACCCAGCTTGTGAAACCACAGGTGGCATTAGTCAATAATGTAGCCGCGGCGCATTTAGAAGGCTTTGGTTCTATCGATGGCGTGAAACAAGCGAAAGGTGAGATCTTTCAGGGTCTTGCTGCCGGCGATACTGCTATTGTTAACTTAGAGAGCAATGGTGGTGACTTTTGGAATGAAGTACTTGCGGATAAAACGGTACTGACATTTTCTGAAAGTAGCTGTGAAGCCGATTATTTTGCTGAAAATATCGAAATCAACGATCAAGGCGAAGCCTGCTTTGATATGCAAACGCCACAAGGTACAGCGGCTGTTGAACTTGGGATTATCGGTCAGCATAACGTAGCGAATGCGTTGGCTGCAGCAGCGTTGAGCATTCAATTTGGTGCAACGCTTGATGAAATAAAAAATGGTTTAGCGAATCTTATCTCGGTTAAAGGACGAGTTGAGGTTCAGCAATTAAGTCAGAATATCAAGCTGATAGATGATAGTTATAACGCCAGCGTACCTGCAATGAAGGCGGCAGCTAAATTGTTGTCGAGCTTCAAAGGTCAACGTTGGCTGATTTTAGGCAATATGGCTGAATTAGGCGACGAAAGTCTTGCACTTCACCGTCAAGTCGGTGAATATGCTGCCCCATTCGCTTTTGAGCATGTACTCACTTACGGTAATGATACCAAGGTGATTAGTGAGGTCTGTAATGGGACACACTTTGCAACGCATCAAGCGATGATCGCACACATAGAGCAGCAATTATGCTTGCCAGAAAACGCGTCTCATACTTTGTTAGTTAAAGGCGCAAATAGTGCAGGAATGAGTAAAATAGCCGCTGCTTTAAAGGAGAACTTTTCATGA